A genomic stretch from Kribbella jejuensis includes:
- a CDS encoding polysaccharide lyase family 8 super-sandwich domain-containing protein has translation MAPPRPCCCSRAESRNPTRAGTRHLRRAGSPATASTTTCRAHPSRRSPVRRCCSPTPRSHPPRPPPRHFQFYNQDRVVHRRPGWTFAIAMSSKRMARYEWGNGENLRGWYVGDGMTYLYNSDQSQYYDAYWPTVDAQRMPGTTVSTKPRQPGGAGSGTGTVAAYAEWVGGASYKEVAGAVGMHLINYDKSLQARKSWFCLRDSVVALGTGIVGTDGYPVETVVENRNLHENGTAALIVDGQAAVDQTYGDPQWAYLEGVGGYVFPAGGQLRVEREDRTASWSEINVGNDTAGSTTPYTRRYAKLVFEHGTGAGSYAYVLLPNATTPQTAERAADPGMTVLANTANVQAIVSHRENLVLANFWTAGALTEITGGTGTRSVASDGPASVVVGADGRVLTVAVSDPSRTAQTVRVTIDRRVGDVIAKDSAITVVAAGKQLVLDVAVGGTNGATHTASFN, from the coding sequence ATGGCACCACCTCGACCGTGCTGCTGCTCGCGAGCGGAGTCGCGGAACCCTACGCGAGCAGGTACAAGGCACTTGCGAAGAGCTGGATCACCCGCGACCGCCTCGACGACTACCTGCCGGGCGCATCCATCCCGCAGATCTCCCGTGCGAAGGTGCTGCTCGCCGACGCCGCGGTCACACCCGCCCCGACCCCCCCCGCGGCACTTCCAGTTCTACAACCAGGACCGTGTCGTGCACCGCCGCCCGGGTTGGACGTTCGCGATCGCGATGTCGTCGAAGCGGATGGCCCGCTACGAGTGGGGCAACGGCGAGAACCTGCGCGGCTGGTACGTCGGCGACGGCATGACGTACCTGTACAACAGCGACCAGTCGCAGTACTACGACGCGTACTGGCCGACGGTCGACGCGCAGCGGATGCCGGGTACGACGGTCAGCACGAAACCGCGTCAACCCGGGGGCGCGGGCAGCGGTACGGGAACAGTCGCCGCGTACGCCGAGTGGGTCGGCGGAGCGTCGTACAAGGAGGTCGCCGGCGCCGTCGGGATGCACCTGATCAACTACGACAAGAGCTTGCAGGCGCGGAAGTCGTGGTTCTGCCTGCGGGACTCGGTGGTCGCGCTGGGCACGGGGATCGTGGGCACGGATGGTTATCCGGTGGAGACGGTTGTCGAGAATCGGAATCTCCACGAGAACGGCACGGCGGCGCTGATTGTCGACGGACAGGCGGCGGTCGACCAGACCTACGGCGATCCGCAGTGGGCCTACCTGGAAGGCGTGGGCGGCTATGTCTTCCCGGCCGGCGGTCAGTTGCGGGTCGAGCGAGAGGACCGGACCGCGTCATGGTCGGAGATCAACGTCGGCAACGATACAGCCGGTTCCACCACTCCCTACACCAGGCGCTACGCGAAGCTCGTCTTCGAGCACGGCACCGGCGCCGGTTCGTACGCGTACGTTCTGTTGCCGAACGCAACCACCCCCCAGACGGCCGAACGAGCAGCCGACCCCGGGATGACCGTCCTGGCGAACACCGCGAATGTCCAAGCGATCGTCTCCCACCGCGAGAACCTGGTCCTGGCGAACTTCTGGACAGCCGGCGCCCTGACCGAGATCACCGGTGGCACCGGGACACGTTCCGTGGCCAGTGACGGGCCCGCATCCGTAGTGGTCGGCGCGGACGGACGCGTACTGACGGTCGCGGTGTCCGATCCGAGTCGGACCGCGCAGACCGTCCGGGTGACGATCGACCGGCGGGTCGGTGACGTGATCGCCAAGGATTCGGCGATCACGGTAGTTGCCGCGGGCAAGCAGTTGGTCCTGGACGTCGCCGTCGGCGGCACGAACGGCGCCACCCACACCGCGTCCTTCAACTGA
- a CDS encoding M60 family metallopeptidase has protein sequence MLYFVLGRTGEDDFQRQLDERATPYAELVSPHVMITVERASALTYRAENHTELLRSS, from the coding sequence ATGCTGTACTTCGTCCTCGGCCGCACCGGTGAGGACGACTTCCAGCGGCAGCTCGACGAACGCGCCACGCCGTACGCCGAACTCGTCAGCCCGCATGTGATGATCACCGTCGAACGCGCGTCGGCGCTGACCTATCGAGCCGAGAACCACACCGAGCTGCTGAGAAGCTCGTGA
- a CDS encoding alpha-L-fucosidase has translation MSWLTEARFGLFVHWGIYAAAARHEWVKSYEQLTDAEYQPYFDHFDPDLYDPVQWAEDAWNAGMRYLVITTKHHDGFCLWDSKLTDYSAPYTPYGKDLLAPMVEAFRARGFRIGLYHSLLDWHHPDFPVDLYHPQRKDVDFIDRTADRDVAKYADYLHGQVRELLTSYGKIDVMWFDFSYADRGFNAKGPDEWRSAELLAMVRELQPGILVNNRLGLGSGDFTTPEQVQPPGNEVAAGNGTQVPWEACQTLNGSWGYHRDNHDWKSPALLIRMLVDSVSKGGNMLLNVGPNGRGAWEPRALEALAGVGSWMRLHERSIRGCGPSAYVPPVDCRYTQNGRRLYLHVFAWPMGHLHLPGLGDRVEYAQFLHDASEVTRMTVDPSAPAHTYLTGLPDNTLTLKLPNRAPDVESCVIELFLRD, from the coding sequence ATGAGCTGGCTGACCGAGGCCCGGTTCGGGCTGTTCGTGCACTGGGGCATCTACGCGGCCGCGGCGCGGCACGAATGGGTGAAGTCGTACGAACAGCTCACCGACGCCGAGTACCAGCCGTACTTCGACCACTTCGACCCGGACCTGTACGACCCGGTGCAGTGGGCCGAGGACGCCTGGAACGCCGGCATGCGGTACCTGGTGATCACGACCAAGCACCACGACGGGTTCTGCCTCTGGGACTCGAAGCTGACCGACTACTCGGCGCCGTACACGCCGTACGGCAAGGACCTGCTGGCGCCGATGGTCGAGGCGTTCCGGGCCCGTGGGTTCCGGATCGGGCTGTACCACTCGTTGCTCGACTGGCACCACCCGGATTTCCCGGTGGATCTGTACCACCCGCAGCGCAAGGACGTCGACTTCATCGATCGGACCGCGGACCGGGACGTGGCGAAGTACGCCGACTACCTGCACGGGCAGGTCCGCGAGCTGCTCACGTCGTACGGGAAGATCGACGTGATGTGGTTCGACTTCTCGTACGCCGATCGCGGGTTCAACGCGAAGGGGCCGGACGAGTGGCGGTCCGCGGAGCTGCTCGCGATGGTCCGGGAGCTGCAACCGGGGATCCTGGTCAACAATCGGCTCGGTCTGGGGTCGGGTGACTTCACCACGCCCGAACAGGTGCAGCCGCCCGGGAACGAGGTCGCCGCTGGCAACGGCACGCAGGTGCCGTGGGAGGCGTGCCAGACGCTGAACGGCAGCTGGGGATATCACCGCGACAACCACGACTGGAAGTCGCCGGCACTGCTGATCCGGATGCTCGTCGACTCGGTCTCGAAGGGCGGCAACATGCTGCTCAACGTCGGCCCCAACGGTCGTGGTGCCTGGGAGCCTCGGGCGCTCGAGGCGCTGGCCGGCGTCGGCTCGTGGATGCGGCTGCACGAGCGGTCGATCCGCGGGTGCGGTCCGAGTGCTTATGTGCCGCCGGTGGATTGCCGCTACACGCAGAACGGCCGGAGGTTGTATCTCCACGTCTTCGCCTGGCCGATGGGACATCTGCATCTGCCCGGCCTGGGCGATCGGGTCGAGTACGCGCAGTTCCTGCACGACGCGTCGGAGGTTACGCGGATGACCGTGGACCCTTCCGCGCCCGCGCACACATATCTGACCGGCCTCCCGGACAACACGCTGACTCTGAAGCTCCCGAACCGAGCCCCCGACGTCGAGAGCTGCGTCATCGAACTCTTCCTGCGCGATTGA
- a CDS encoding extracellular solute-binding protein yields MTVTTPSLSRRGLLRSAVGVAVMSATGVPTLVACSNGSTAAGTARASTVALPTYVPFAGPKPELAGTADGVPPGYRTYPKDLVTTVKRPPLNGGKVSVMTDIFDPLPPAKDKNTAWQAVEKQLGGTLDLTIVPDSDWATKFQTVLAANQLPDLFLMSDATLVNNLPAFLSAKCTDLTPYLSGDKVKDYPNLANIPQVIWQACVVQDKIYGLPIPRSITGGAGFYNKRLLDAAGIEYPATAEDFLAACKELTKPQQGRWAIVNSKGNTFFTFVQQMFGVPFGWKEDGGKLVKSFETPEYKAALEFAVQLVKAGVVVPGSDGADGTARKNAFKAGKGAFVYDGFPAYIDYVKAMKRLDPQNDPRAFVPMAPKGGKANTWADNVLFAYTLMKKSDEARAKELLAVANFFAAPFGSTENLLLNYGVEGVDFTRDANGNPKQTSKGEAELTVPWKYIAAPPQVLFNATDPTYIDKAHEDLTKLLAMVVKDPTTSMISPTNDKTGGDIGQAFADVRNDVIAGRKPISAFDAALAKWKKDGGDKIRGEYETALSGSASPR; encoded by the coding sequence ATGACCGTGACCACCCCCTCTCTCAGCCGCCGCGGGTTGCTGCGCAGCGCCGTCGGTGTCGCCGTGATGAGCGCGACCGGCGTCCCGACGCTGGTTGCCTGCAGCAACGGCAGCACGGCGGCCGGTACCGCCCGCGCGTCCACGGTCGCGTTGCCCACGTACGTGCCGTTCGCCGGTCCCAAGCCGGAGCTGGCCGGTACGGCGGACGGCGTACCGCCTGGCTACCGGACCTACCCGAAGGACCTCGTCACCACGGTGAAGAGGCCACCGCTGAACGGCGGCAAGGTCAGCGTGATGACCGACATCTTCGACCCGCTGCCCCCGGCCAAGGACAAGAACACCGCGTGGCAGGCGGTCGAGAAGCAGCTCGGCGGCACGCTCGACCTGACCATCGTGCCGGACAGCGACTGGGCGACGAAGTTCCAGACCGTGCTGGCCGCGAACCAGCTGCCTGACCTGTTCCTGATGTCGGATGCGACGCTGGTCAACAACCTACCGGCTTTCCTGTCCGCGAAGTGCACCGACCTGACGCCGTACCTGAGCGGCGACAAGGTGAAGGACTACCCGAACCTGGCGAACATCCCGCAGGTGATCTGGCAGGCCTGCGTCGTCCAGGACAAGATCTACGGGCTGCCGATCCCGCGCAGCATCACCGGCGGTGCCGGGTTCTACAACAAGCGTCTGCTGGACGCCGCCGGCATCGAGTACCCGGCCACCGCCGAGGACTTCCTGGCCGCCTGCAAGGAGCTGACCAAACCGCAGCAGGGCCGCTGGGCGATCGTGAACTCGAAGGGCAACACGTTCTTCACGTTCGTGCAGCAGATGTTCGGCGTACCGTTCGGCTGGAAGGAGGACGGCGGCAAGCTCGTGAAGAGCTTCGAGACGCCGGAGTACAAGGCCGCGCTCGAGTTCGCCGTCCAGTTGGTGAAGGCCGGCGTCGTCGTCCCCGGCTCGGACGGCGCCGACGGGACCGCGCGGAAGAACGCGTTCAAGGCCGGCAAGGGCGCCTTCGTGTACGACGGGTTCCCCGCGTACATCGACTACGTCAAGGCGATGAAGCGGCTCGACCCGCAGAACGACCCGCGCGCGTTCGTGCCGATGGCGCCGAAGGGCGGCAAGGCGAACACGTGGGCCGACAACGTGCTGTTCGCGTACACGCTGATGAAGAAGTCCGACGAGGCCCGCGCCAAGGAACTGCTCGCGGTCGCGAACTTCTTCGCCGCCCCGTTCGGCAGCACCGAGAACCTGCTGTTGAACTACGGCGTGGAGGGCGTCGACTTCACCCGGGACGCGAACGGCAACCCGAAGCAGACGAGCAAGGGCGAGGCCGAGCTGACCGTGCCGTGGAAGTACATCGCCGCTCCCCCGCAGGTGCTGTTCAACGCGACTGACCCGACCTACATCGACAAGGCGCACGAGGACCTGACCAAGCTGCTCGCGATGGTGGTGAAGGATCCGACCACCTCGATGATCTCGCCGACCAACGACAAGACCGGCGGCGACATCGGCCAGGCGTTCGCCGACGTCCGCAACGACGTGATCGCCGGCCGGAAACCGATCAGCGCGTTCGACGCGGCGCTGGCGAAATGGAAGAAGGACGGCGGCGACAAGATCCGCGGCGAGTACGAGACCGCGCTGAGCGGCAGTGCGAGTCCTCGATGA